The Deltaproteobacteria bacterium genomic sequence CACCTACACCTACACCTACACCTACACCTACACCTACACCTACACCTACACCTACACCTACACCTACACCTACACCTACACCTACACCTACACCTACACCTACACCTACACCTACACCTACACCTACACCTACGCCAACACCGGTACCTTTGGTCACCGAGTATTTTAGTCAGAGCGATACGGCCAACAAGGTCGACATTTTGATCATCGACGACAACTCGGAGTCGATGGAAAGCAAGCAACGCAAAATGGGCTCGAAGTTTGTAAACTTCATTTCCGGAATCAAAGATCTGGATTACCAAATCGGCATCACAACTACGGATGTGTCTGGCCCGCGAGGATCAGGTTGGGCAACGGACGGTCGCCTCGTGAACTACAAAGGCACGACCTTCAATGTCATCACGCCAACAACGCCCAATGCGCAAAAACTGTTTTTGGACACAATCAAACGCGACGAAACCATTGATTGCGGAAACCGAACCAGCTTTCCGTATTGCCCATCGAGCATCGAACAGCCGCTAAAAGCGACGATCATGGCGATTGACGAACGCTTTAAAGCAAACGCTGGCTTTTTCCGCGATGGAGTCGACCTTGCAGTTGTGGTGCTGTCGGATGAAGACGAAATGAGCGACGGGGCTAACCCTTCGCTCACTCGGCCACGTGCTGTTGTCGACGCTTTCGGAGCCGCTTTCGCTGATACGAAACGATTTATGGCACACGGGATAATCATCAAACCGAATGACAAAAAGTGCCTTGATGATCAAAGAAAAGATTCTGGAGTTGGCTATTACGGTATGCAGGTGAACGCTCTTGCGACCGTCACCGGCGGACGCACTTATTCCATCTGCGATGGCGATTATGGAAAACACCTGTCTTCAATCTCGAACGATGTTCGAAAACTGGTCTCTAGCTTTGAGCTGAAGTTTGAACCCGTACCGAGCTCCGTTAAAGTTTCCCTCTGGCCGGTTCAACCGCTCACTTGGAAGGTCGAAGGGAAGCTCGTCATTTTCAGCTCACCTCCGCCAGCTGGATCGCGTATCGAAGTCACTTACGTCGCCAAGTAAAAGAAACTTAACCCATTTATCACTGCGATTGAATGGGTCCAACCGTGGATAAATTGAACGGTTGGTCCCTGCTTTTTGAAAAGCCCTCCGCGTTTCATCCGAAAATTCCCCTCGGAAAGCCTTCTATTTAGGCGCGGCAACGCCCAATTCCGGCACGGTACTTGATAGCAAACACGACGTTTAGAAAGTTCAATTTAGGCAATTCAACCAAACCTATTTCTGGGAGTCGTCCGTGATCTCAAACACAAACCAATTATCTTTTTCCTTAAAACGCCAAGCGCTAGTACTTATGGCGATTGCTGGAACATTCACAGTAGCCACTCAATCTGAGGCCGCTTCCTATCGCCTAGACATGACTCGTAATGGTGTCGTGCACGAAATGGTCGTCTATGATTTTTGGAGCGGAGAGTACCCAAGCCCAGTAGTAGCGATCGGAAAGTCTGATAAAGGTACAACAAAAGTCATCGGTTCTACGTCGATGCGCAAACTAGTTAACAATGCGGCATGCACTGTCAGTAATGGACTCTATCATCCGTGGGCCGAAAAAACCAAAACGCCATATGAAATCTACACGGTGGCGGGAAACACCGAGTACACTGCAACGAAAGACATCGAAGTCACATTCTTCGATAATAGCGCAGTAGATGGGACCAAAAAGCTGACCGTAGCCAACGGGGAAAAGCTGACACAAGCTGTTTACCTTGGTGAAGGCTTTTGCCAATATGTAGTTGGAAACACGCTACTAGAATTACAAACCGATTGCGCCCAAATTGGCGATAACACCGATTTTGCGAAAACAGATCTTCCGGCACACCCAACCGAGCAAATTATCAAATTTTCGTGCAAAGAAGGCATCGACGTGTACGTCACAGTCGATCAACTCTTAAAGCAAAAGGGTGTCAAAGAGGGTCAAATCGAATCTTACGGTAGCGTTACTCGCTAACAGCTGGATGCCTTTAGTACTGTTCCAATACCTTGGGATCCGATGACCACAAAACTTATATTGGCGTCCCAAAGTAAGGCTATTTTGTAAGCTCGGAATAAAGGCTGGGTCGACGATCGCGAAAAAAACCAAACGCCGCACGATGTTTGCGCACCTGATCAAGATCAAAGGTGCCGGTTATCACGCCTTGATCAGTTCGACCAAGCTCTGCCACCAAATTTCCACGATGATCGGAAATAAACGAATGACCGTAGAAAATTTGTCCGTCTTCGTTTCCAATTCTATTGGCCGCAATGACAGGAACCACGTTGCTGACGGCATGGCCTATCATCGCGCGCTGCCAAAGATCCTTGGTATCCAAAGTCGGGTCATGTGGCTCATTGCCAATTGCCGTCGGATACAAAAGCACATCAGCTCCTTGAAGCATCATCGCGCGAGCACATTCGGGAAACCATTGATCCCAACAAATGCCAACACCGATTCGGCCATAAATCGTCGACCAGACCTTGAATCCGGTATCTCCAGGGCGAAAATAGAACTTTTCCTCGTACCCTGGGCCATCAGGAATATGACTTTTGCGATAGAGGCCTAAGATACTTCCATCCGCATCGAGCATCGCGATACTATTGTAGTAGCACTGTCCGTCTAGCTCAAAAAAAGAAACTGGGATAGCAACGGAACGCTCGCGGGCCACTTTTTGAAAATGCAGAATAGTTGGATGATCTTTCATCGGCTGAGCAAGTGCGAAACAGTCTTCGCTTTCGACTTTGCAAAAATACGGGCTTTCAAAAAGTTCAGATGGCAAAATGACTTGTGCGCCTCGGTCAGCTGCTGTGTGGACGAGTTCGGTAACGCGAGCCACGTTGGCCTTAAGATCTTTACCGAAGGACGTCTGCAAGGCTGCGACCGTTAGACTTTGCGCCATGGACAATACTCCTCAAACTTGCTCAAAAAAATTGTTTTTACCTAAAAAAATTACTAGGCCGGTAGTTGCTGGCTGATACAATGAAAGGCTCCCCCACCGCTAAGAATCGCTCGTGCCGACAAACCCACTGTCTTGTGATCGGGAAAACATTTTGCAATTGCACTGACGGCCATAGAATCATACGCAACGCCATAGGTAGGAACAATCACCGAAGTATTACTAATGTAAAAATTCAAGTAGCTCGCCGGCATAATTCGCCCATCTGCATCTTGCACAGTGCCTGGCGATGGAACTAAGTGAACTTTAAGCTTGCGGCCTTTTGCATCGACCATCCCTTCGGCTTCCAGAATCAGTTTTTCCAGAATGGCATAGTTAGGATCTAGCTTGGCTTGTGCACGCATCAAGGCAATCTCACCTGGTGCCACAAAGCGGGCAATCGTATCAATGTGACCATCCGTATGATCGTTCAACAGTCCATCGCCAAACCACAACACTTTCTTGATTCCCAAACTGTCACTCAAGTGCTGCTCAAGGTCTGCCTGGCTCATGCCGGGGTTACGATTCTCATTCAATAAACACTGTTTTGATGTCAAACACGTTCCCTCACCATCAACTTCAACCGAACCACCCTCTAACACAAATTCGTTGCTCAGAGTTTTGAGCCCTGAAGCAAGCGCTGTGCGCGCCGCTACTTCCCTGTCGTGCAGCAGGATGTACTTTCCTCCCCATCCATTGAAGGCAAAGGTCGCGGCCATCTGAACGCCGGCACTGCTTTTCAAAAAAACCGGCGCAGTATCTCGAAGCCAGATGTCCCCATACGGGATCTCAAAGAACTTAATTGGCAGCCCAGCTAGGCGCCTTGCAGCTTCTGATCTTGCCACTTCGTTCGGAATCAAAATGTGCAAACGTTCCCCGCGCGCAACTGCCGACCGCGGATCGAGATCCGCGATGGCTCGGCAAAATTCAACAAATTCGTCTTGTGCTGGCTTTAGGTTATCAAGCCAAAGTGCATCGTCACTCGGCCAAGCCAGCCAAACAGCTTCATGCCTCTCCCATTCAGCTGGTTGACTATGGCTAGCTCGAATATCGAATGAACCATCAGACCCGGCGGATGGATGCAATTTCATCGTTGAACCTCTCTGATTCCGTTGAAAGATTTAACACGTTGT encodes the following:
- the aguB gene encoding N-carbamoylputrescine amidase codes for the protein MAQSLTVAALQTSFGKDLKANVARVTELVHTAADRGAQVILPSELFESPYFCKVESEDCFALAQPMKDHPTILHFQKVARERSVAIPVSFFELDGQCYYNSIAMLDADGSILGLYRKSHIPDGPGYEEKFYFRPGDTGFKVWSTIYGRIGVGICWDQWFPECARAMMLQGADVLLYPTAIGNEPHDPTLDTKDLWQRAMIGHAVSNVVPVIAANRIGNEDGQIFYGHSFISDHRGNLVAELGRTDQGVITGTFDLDQVRKHRAAFGFFRDRRPSLYSELTK
- a CDS encoding agmatine deiminase family protein gives rise to the protein MKLHPSAGSDGSFDIRASHSQPAEWERHEAVWLAWPSDDALWLDNLKPAQDEFVEFCRAIADLDPRSAVARGERLHILIPNEVARSEAARRLAGLPIKFFEIPYGDIWLRDTAPVFLKSSAGVQMAATFAFNGWGGKYILLHDREVAARTALASGLKTLSNEFVLEGGSVEVDGEGTCLTSKQCLLNENRNPGMSQADLEQHLSDSLGIKKVLWFGDGLLNDHTDGHIDTIARFVAPGEIALMRAQAKLDPNYAILEKLILEAEGMVDAKGRKLKVHLVPSPGTVQDADGRIMPASYLNFYISNTSVIVPTYGVAYDSMAVSAIAKCFPDHKTVGLSARAILSGGGAFHCISQQLPA